ATGTTCCTGGCTTCGCGCTTCACCCACTCAAGGGCGCGATGCGTGGGCGTTGGGCCATCTCGGTCAATGGCAACTGGCGGCTCACCTTTGAGTTCAAAGACGGTAACGCTTACGTTCTAGATTATGAGGATTATCACTAATGGCAATGCACAACCCTCCGCATCCCGGCGAGTTCATCACTGAAATCTACCTGGAGCCCAACGGCATTAGTGGACGCGAGTTGGCGGCAAAGCTCAATGTAGCACCGTCTACGCTTAGCCGCATCCTCAAAGGCACCAGCCGAGTTACTCCAGAGATGGCGCTTCGCCTGTCGAAGGCCATTGGCCGCTCGCCTGAGAGTTGGCTAGCCATGCAAGATAGCCACGAGCTTTGGCTGGCTCGCAAGAGCGTTAACTTGCGTGGCGTGAGCAAGCTAAATCTGGCGGCGGCCTAACTCTAGCGTTCGCAGTCCGGTTTAGTCCTGAGCACCGAACTACCCCGTAGCACCGTTAGCTCGACCTTTCTCCGCTGCAATCAGAAGCGTACAGTTGCGGAGGAATCGACCGTGTAACGTAAGGTGCTCAGATGATAGATAGAATCACAGTTAATCCCAAGATTCACTTCGGCAAACCTTGCATCGCAGGGACGCGTATAACGGTACAGAACGTCCTGGAATTGCTTGACGAAGGGCTAAGCTTCAACGAGATCATCCAGAATTATTATCCCGATCTGCAAGTCGAAGACGTCCGAGCGTGTCTGCGCTATGCCATTGCCCTTGTCGCAGCGGAAGATATTCACCTCACTGCAGAGGAATTGAGGGAAGCCTTCGTCGTCATCGAACCCGGCGGTTACAGATTCAGAAAGCTTGAGAGCAAGGACCTATAGCAATGCCCAATAGGTCCACTTCATCCTCACGCTATCCCGTAACACCGCGCGGCATTCTCGCCCATGATTTTGCGCTGGGCGCTGTCGGGCAAGGTCTCGCAGCTTTCGCGCAGTTCTTCCACGACACCCGGATAGGTGCAGTCGAAGTGCGGGTAGTCGGACGCCCACATCAGGACGTTCTCGGTGCCAAGCGCTATCGCCGTCTTTAGCGCCATGTCATCCGGCTCGCACGATAAAAAGCATTGACGATAGAAATACTCGCTGGGCTTGAGCGTGAGCGGCGGCAGCATGTGGCCGATCTTCTCGTAGAACTCGTCCAGGCGCGATAGCCAATACGAAAGCCATCCGCCCCCGGTTTCTAGAAACGCGACCCGCAGGCGCGGATGCTTTTCTAGCACTCCGCCGCAGGTCAGGTCCATGCAGGCCATCTGCTGTTCCAAGGGATGAGCGATGACCATGCGTTGAAAGAAGTCCGGGTAACGATCGAAGCCAACGGTCGGCAGGTCCCCGCCCACGGTGCTGTGAACCGCGATCGTGCAATTCAACTCTTCGGCTTCCGTCCAGAATGGATCGTAGACGGCATCGCTCAGGCGGCGGTCGTTGTAGGGATTCGGACGGATCGCGACAGATTTCACTCCGTGGTCTTTGACTACGCGGCCCATCTCGGCAATGGCCGCAGGCACGTCGATCAGCGGCACCGGCGCGACATTGTACAAACGATCCGGATACGGCTTGCAGAAGTCCGTCATCCAGTTGTTGTAGGCGCGACAGCACGCGGCGGCGAGTTCGGGATCGCGCAGCCCGCCGTACGCCAAGCCGATCGAACCGTACAGGATCGAGACATCGATGCCTTCGTCATCCATGTCTTTGATACGTTCGTGAGGATCGAAACTGCCGGGCCGCAGGTCATCCCACGAAATCTGCCGCGCTCGTTCTGGATTACTCAGGCCGCCAGGCACGCACATGGCGGCGATCATCAGCGGACTACGCGGCAGCAACCGCCCTTCGACCTGCATGCGATCGATGCCCTCGGCATCCTTGGCGACTTGCGGAATCCGGTCGCGAAACTTCGGTTCGATGTATTCGCGCCACAGCGAATGCGGCTCCACAATGTGCCCATCGGCGTCGATGATTTTGGTCATGATTCCCTCCTTAGGAAGTCGCTCCAGGCAAGATGTCTCAGGATAGCAGCGTCTCGACGGTCGCGGCTACTCCGGGAAGAGCCCGGGCTGCTGCCCGTTCTTTTCACGAGAGCGGTTCATCGGCGACGAAGCGTCGCAACACATTCTCCGTGATGCGCGAGACCGTGTTGTCATAGCCATTGAACGAGAGCGACCCGCACCAAGCAATCGATCCAGTGGAGAACACCGCCCCACCGTTGGGACCCGGGAAATACACCATGTCGGCGCGGACCAGCGGGTTCACTGAGCCGCCTTGTCGCGAGTTGCTAACCAGGACCTCTTCGACGACGTGCTGATACGCATCGGTGTGACCAAAGGAGGACGCGAGCACCAGTGCGTGTGGCGGAGTGCCGAGAGCAAAGTCAGCACGGTCAAGCTCGAACCCTGCCGCGCCATGGTTCAATACCAAAGACGGAAAGCCTCCGATCAGCTCCTCCGGCCCAATGCCCTCGAAGATGAACGCGGCACGTGGATCGAAG
The DNA window shown above is from Deltaproteobacteria bacterium and carries:
- a CDS encoding HigA family addiction module antidote protein — translated: MAMHNPPHPGEFITEIYLEPNGISGRELAAKLNVAPSTLSRILKGTSRVTPEMALRLSKAIGRSPESWLAMQDSHELWLARKSVNLRGVSKLNLAAA
- a CDS encoding DUF433 domain-containing protein gives rise to the protein MDRITVNPKIHFGKPCIAGTRITVQNVLELLDEGLSFNEIIQNYYPDLQVEDVRACLRYAIALVAAEDIHLTAEELREAFVVIEPGGYRFRKLESKDL
- a CDS encoding amidohydrolase, which produces MTKIIDADGHIVEPHSLWREYIEPKFRDRIPQVAKDAEGIDRMQVEGRLLPRSPLMIAAMCVPGGLSNPERARQISWDDLRPGSFDPHERIKDMDDEGIDVSILYGSIGLAYGGLRDPELAAACCRAYNNWMTDFCKPYPDRLYNVAPVPLIDVPAAIAEMGRVVKDHGVKSVAIRPNPYNDRRLSDAVYDPFWTEAEELNCTIAVHSTVGGDLPTVGFDRYPDFFQRMVIAHPLEQQMACMDLTCGGVLEKHPRLRVAFLETGGGWLSYWLSRLDEFYEKIGHMLPPLTLKPSEYFYRQCFLSCEPDDMALKTAIALGTENVLMWASDYPHFDCTYPGVVEELRESCETLPDSAQRKIMGENAARCYGIA
- a CDS encoding type II toxin-antitoxin system RelE/ParE family toxin, with protein sequence MIKTFRHKGLRRLYETGSTSGVQPGHAKRLRLQLVALDTAQSVEDMDVPGFALHPLKGAMRGRWAISVNGNWRLTFEFKDGNAYVLDYEDYH